CGTGAGCGGCGGCCGACGAAGCAAGAAAAGGACCGGTAAAGGGGGTCGTGGCGAGCGCGACAGCGACGAGCCGGCGCGCCAGCCGCCGGCAGCGCGATCGCCTCACCGGCCGGCTGGCGAGCGCCCGGGCGGGCGAGGGCGCCCTGCGAAACACGCCGCTGCTCCAGCCGTATCCATTTACTGGAAGCTTTTCTGCTGAGAGCTTCCTGAGCGTGGCGGAGAACATCGAAATGTTGACCTTTCTCGTCTGGGTGCTGCTTTTCATCGTCTGCTGGCCGATCGCCATCCTGGCGCTCGTCCTCTATCCGATCGTCTGGCTGGTGCTGCTGCCGCTGCGAATTCTGGGCTTTGCCGTCGGCGGCGTGCTGGCCTTCCTCAAGGGGCTCTTCTTCCTGCCGGCGCGGGTGCTGGGCGTCAAGGCCTGAGCGGCGGGGGGGAAGGCTCCTTCGTCCCGTAGAGCGACTCCCGCTCCGGCGTCCAGCTCTCCCCGCGCAGCTCGGCCGCAGCGCCTTCGACCGCCTCCAGGATCTTGATGTAACCGGTGCACCGGCAGAGATTTCCGGCGAGCGCGGCGCGGATCTCGGCGCGCGCCGGGGCGGGGTTCCCGGCCAGCAGGGCTTTCGCCGTCATCAGAATGCCCGGCGTGCAATAGCCGCACTGAGCCGCGCCGAGATCGGCGAAGGCCGATTGCAGCGGGTGGAGCTCGTTGCCCGCCTGCAGGCCCTCGACGGTCTCGATCGCCCTCCCTCCCATCTCGGCGGCGAGCGCCAGGCAGGAGAGTACCGGCTGGCCGTCGACCAGCACGGTACAGGTGCCGCACTCGCCGAGCTCGCAGCCGTGTTTCGTGCCGGTCAGGCCGAGCTCCTCGCGCAGCACCTCGAGGAGGGTGTGGTGAACCGGAAAAGCGACCGTGCGGCGCTCGCCGTTGACGATCAGGGACTGGGTGACGACCTCATCGCTCAT
This genomic window from Thermoanaerobaculia bacterium contains:
- a CDS encoding (2Fe-2S)-binding protein, translated to MSDEVVTQSLIVNGERRTVAFPVHHTLLEVLREELGLTGTKHGCELGECGTCTVLVDGQPVLSCLALAAEMGGRAIETVEGLQAGNELHPLQSAFADLGAAQCGYCTPGILMTAKALLAGNPAPARAEIRAALAGNLCRCTGYIKILEAVEGAAAELRGESWTPERESLYGTKEPSPPPLRP